CAGGCGGTGAATGATGCGGCCGGCCCGGTCGGCCTGGTTGACGGAAGAGGTCAGGGCGCGCCGCAGCATGGCCGTGTCCAGCTCGTCCTCGTCCAGCAAGCTCAAGCCAGCCTGGCAATAGCTCATGATCGCGGACAGCGGCTGGTTGATCTCGTGGGCGATGCCGGATGCCATTTCGCCCATGGTGTTGATGCGGGCGACGCGCGCCAGCTCCATTTCATGCTGGCGCAGCCGGGTTTCGCTGGCTTCCAGCGCGGCCAGCATGCGGCGGCGAATGGGGGCGGTGTCGCGGAACGTCAGCACGAAACCGGTCAGTTGGCCGTTGCGTCCCAGCAACGGCGCCACGCTGCCCTCGATCAGGATTTTTTCGCCGCTGTTGCGTTTCAGGTAGCAGTTTTGCGCCAGATAGACCTCCTGGCGGCTTCTTTCGGCTTCTTCGACAGGGTCGGAGGCCGGGTGCCGGGAAAATTCGTAGTGCAGCGGCGCGACTTGCTGCAGCCGGCGTTGCAGCGCTTGAACGGCGGGCAGGCTGAGCAAAGCCTCTGCGGCGGGGTTCAGGTATTGAATAATGCGATGGGTGTCGATGCTGATGACCGCGTCGCCGATGCTGCGCAAGGCGACCGTGGCATATTCGCGCTCGCGGAAAATATCCTCTTCCGTTTTTTTGCGCGTCTGATGGGTGTGCTCCAGCATGGCCAGCAGCGCCCAGCATAGGTAGGCGGGCAACAGCGCGTACGTCCCTATCAGCAAGAGCTCGATCAGCGTGGTGCGTTCAAATTGCAATTGCCGCTTCAACACCAGCTCATAGGGCAGCGTGGCGCGGGGCAGCGCGGCATGGAAGCTGAGCTCAGGCAAGACCTCCGGCAGCCAGGATTCGGTTTCCTCCAGGCTTTGGCTGGCAAGGCTTTGCGGTGTTTCGGCGCCGGCGTCGCGGCTGATCAGCTGCAGGGAATAGCGCGTGCTTTGCGAGGGCGGCAGGGCCAGCAGGGGCTTCAGATACAGCACTTGCATCACCACGCCGCAGGCTTGCTCCATTCTGACCAGCGGAACCGGCGAGGGCGTTTCGGTTTGGTAGATGGTGCGGAACAAGGCGAAGCCGGGTTCGCCGTTGTGAAGCGTCAGGATGGGGGAGGTGGCCTGGAGGTTTCCCAAAGCCTTGTTGACCGACGCCGCCAGCACATTGTCGTCCAGCATGTCCAGGCCGGCCTCTCGCCAATCATGCGAACCGAGTCCAGGTTCGGCCATGCTTAGCGGCAGGTAGCGGGGGCGTACTGGAGCCAGCCGCCATGCGGAAGGATTGCGCCAGCTGTTGCTGCGATCATGAAGATAGTCGCGGATATTGAAGGGCTTGCCTAGCAGCTTGGTCTGCTGGGCTTCGAATCCGGCGCGCTCGGCCTGGCTGACCAGGGGCTGATAGCCGATGAAATAAAGCTGCGGCTGCGTCTCCGTGGCGGAGGCTGTCAGGGCGCTGATGCGTTCCCGCCGGGCGGGCGAGGCGCTGGAAACAATCTCTCCCACTTCTTGTTGCAGCATTTCGCTGTTGCGCAGACGGTGGTCGGCGTTTTGGACGAGTTGATCCGCAGTTTGCTGGAACTCTTGTTTTTGCTGGCGCAGATCCAGCAGCAAAGAGTGGGCAAGCAATAAACCGCTGGCCAAC
The Chromobacterium sp. IIBBL 290-4 DNA segment above includes these coding regions:
- a CDS encoding ATP-binding protein — its product is MRTSSPRSKLAGLLCWLLASGLLLAHSLLLDLRQQKQEFQQTADQLVQNADHRLRNSEMLQQEVGEIVSSASPARRERISALTASATETQPQLYFIGYQPLVSQAERAGFEAQQTKLLGKPFNIRDYLHDRSNSWRNPSAWRLAPVRPRYLPLSMAEPGLGSHDWREAGLDMLDDNVLAASVNKALGNLQATSPILTLHNGEPGFALFRTIYQTETPSPVPLVRMEQACGVVMQVLYLKPLLALPPSQSTRYSLQLISRDAGAETPQSLASQSLEETESWLPEVLPELSFHAALPRATLPYELVLKRQLQFERTTLIELLLIGTYALLPAYLCWALLAMLEHTHQTRKKTEEDIFREREYATVALRSIGDAVISIDTHRIIQYLNPAAEALLSLPAVQALQRRLQQVAPLHYEFSRHPASDPVEEAERSRQEVYLAQNCYLKRNSGEKILIEGSVAPLLGRNGQLTGFVLTFRDTAPIRRRMLAALEASETRLRQHEMELARVARINTMGEMASGIAHEINQPLSAIMSYCQAGLSLLDEDELDTAMLRRALTSSVNQADRAGRIIHRLRDFVTRKNHQLSAVQLNQTVHNALSLLDYELQDHEIHIEQNFAPELPLVYADTIQLEQVVLNLARNAVEAMEQTRPWGRLNLTTRQQGDRVQLIISDNGSGIPPDKLDRIFDPFFSTKPNGMGLGLAICQTAVEAFGGRLTAGNKPGSGAEFIIDLPCVPRAVAQPSGAEA